The Maridesulfovibrio salexigens DSM 2638 region TTGGAACCTGCTTAATCTGGCGGTAGATTTCCAGCGCAAATACCAGTCTGAAGCACAGCTGGGCATGAGCAAGCAGCAGCTTAAGCGTGTGAAGCAGAATCTGATTGTGAGCGTTATTCAGGCTTACATGCGTTGCGCCATTGCCAAGGATGCCAAAGGTAAGGCTGAAAGTATTATTGCCCGTGCTCTTAAGCGTCAGGAAATAATCATTAAGCAGAAGAATGACGGAAGTCAGAAAAAGAAAGATGCCCTGAACGGTCAGATTTCTATCATTAAGTTGCGCGATAGTATCCGCCGTTATGAATATGATTACCGTCAGGCTAAAAAGGAACTTGCTCAGTTGCTGGGGCTTGCTCCTTCTGCAGAATTTACTATTGAAGGAATCAACCTCGCGGATGTTCCCAGCGAAATGGCTATGAACCTTCCGGCATGGGAAAAAGAAGCACTGGCTTCGCGTCCTGAAATGTTTGAGATGGACCTGAAAGAAGATGAAGCTGTGCGTGAAGCGGATATAGCCCTTACTCAGATGTTTCCGGCTCTGACTCCCTTTGCCCGTTATAGTCGTGATGACAACTCTTATATGTCCCGTCATCAGTGGTGTAATGTGGGATTGCGCGTATCATGGGACCTGTTGACCATTCCCCGTCTCTCTTCCGAGCAGCAAACCGGGATGAAACGGGCAGCGGTAGTTCGCAAGCAACGTCAAGCACAGGCCTTAGCTGTGCTGGTGCAGCTCAATCTGGCTACTATCGAATACCGCGATGCCTATGAATCTCTCGGCATTGCTACAGAACTTGAGCAGAGCCAGAAAGAACTGCAGGATGTAATTGACCGGGGAGTTAAATCCCGGGCGGAAAGTGAAAGTCTTCTGCTGCAGACTAACCAGCAGTATCTTGAAGCCCGTGTAAAAAGATTGCGGGCATATTCTGACCTGATCATTGCCAAGGCCAAGATCTACAATTCCATGGGCCGTGATTTTGATCAGCAGGATCTGACCGCGACCAGCGGCATCAGCACCAAGCATGCTGAAGTCACAGATGAAATGTCTTACGCCTTGAAATAGATAAAAACCAAACCGAACAGCCGAGTGAGCCTTCTGGGTTTCCTCGGCTGTTTTTTATGATCGAATCAATATGAAAAA contains the following coding sequences:
- a CDS encoding TolC family protein: MRNENLAKDLAFTKQAEMTLSGQQTNATASEAGEAIMGRAISLRDAIDYALKHNLDAAVSEHQVAVQREVLTGSYWRMLPSLMGNAEFSTQDWYTPSSSKSFESGQESLEPSISHDLETSTQSVELSWNLLNLAVDFQRKYQSEAQLGMSKQQLKRVKQNLIVSVIQAYMRCAIAKDAKGKAESIIARALKRQEIIIKQKNDGSQKKKDALNGQISIIKLRDSIRRYEYDYRQAKKELAQLLGLAPSAEFTIEGINLADVPSEMAMNLPAWEKEALASRPEMFEMDLKEDEAVREADIALTQMFPALTPFARYSRDDNSYMSRHQWCNVGLRVSWDLLTIPRLSSEQQTGMKRAAVVRKQRQAQALAVLVQLNLATIEYRDAYESLGIATELEQSQKELQDVIDRGVKSRAESESLLLQTNQQYLEARVKRLRAYSDLIIAKAKIYNSMGRDFDQQDLTATSGISTKHAEVTDEMSYALK